From Bradysia coprophila strain Holo2 unplaced genomic scaffold, BU_Bcop_v1 contig_324, whole genome shotgun sequence, the proteins below share one genomic window:
- the LOC119079456 gene encoding ATP-binding cassette sub-family A member 9-like — MVNEYMGTSSFMQQLRATLIRNVRLKLRDSRKTIAEVFLPLYTLGTLIVLKILIPNPNFPAITTPQEARLFEHFKLDANHTIAVLPHWNSSTTKPFLDSVNDLWLNMSYGPGLHEINWMFYETQEDLLGAYWRDPNAMPMAVIFHSDDPYNGPLKYEIRTNPSFVGTPPTTELFSSLAVCRQTESSWTSVFPIEAGKSCPCNQYYYSGFIALQTLLDYTKIRIASANLKLQVPMITLEMFPKEAYTGNWMVAFRVVIPIYMVMALSQFITYLLILIVGEKENHIKEGLKIMGLRDSVFWLAWFIIYGVFVFFLTGVSVVLLFSLGVFQYTNYLPVFVLILLYSFSVILIGFMITPFFDNSRTAGILGNFAVNIMSLLYFIQVFLDDSDTSATLWIVSLISPTGFALAMDKILVLDISGQGVTLDNLWSGPGIPLGGSIFMMAIDILLYAGLAYYFDSVIPSDYGTKRSPLFCFSRKFWCNNKIPKVPLLNGESASSFNNIDEHTRDVEPVSREMRGKEAIRIVDLYKSFNSCRKPQVKAVNGINLTIYEGQITAILGHNGAGKSTLFNILTGLTSPSSGTAYVFGYDIRDPNDMTMIRRMTGVCPQHDILFDQLTAKEHLYFFAAVRGIPKSEIRDEVHKTLRDIDLQDTANLRVKNLSGGQKRKLSVGIAIIGDPKIIILDEPTAGVDPYSRRHMWSILQNRKHGKVILLTTHFMDEADILADRKAVVSRGRLRCCGSSLFLKNKFGIGYHLTLVLDTNARETGITKLVNQHVPKAERARRHGRELSYILPHDAVDFFAPLFSDIESEIVTKTQRLGICSYGVSMTTLEEVFLHLETQREEEDVPGNMENLSKKMVRNRALSRSLSLQGRSNSYESLQNEINHLTDTNGKGTIRSLPDERTNQMFPSIVTGDKGIIESVIPVKESVAIQPSKSSWMELNDVKLIPSVPRTLFALLKLRVIILLRDLQRLYLMIILPLAFTALGLYLNSIQVILPAMRSIVLDNNTYDQENGRIAIHDSTVNENGDFEYMVQMLNRSTDVSEEYDGNFSNLLDIAPHMGAFDVKMLSSSNVSVIALYNDTTQHSLPIVLNLFSNALYRMMTGDDFQPIEIRAHPFRQTTQPQEFNLGTFSSALFIGMIFVLIPVSLAVDMVYDREMKAKNQLRVNGLRASMYFSAYFIVLSGLMIIICAALLGMVFIFDIPSFRQPPALFTLGMLVFLYCPAAILCSTCSSYFFDRTDSAQSFLPNILTFIGLIPFILVSFLDMLGIEVQAAIALHYVFSLLNPMYIPYAAVYFVDRVYVACRLSSACAELSLADYMTEEVIVMGIGAILHVPIWALCLRIVDISKTGGKVRDAFRSKKKLECDDNSSVDDVIPGEYEDNDVRNERARINRLCTEQQHNAATVQPVVIVRNLRKEYRPKTNCCVSNCCCCLQDESPKRTKVAVRCLSIGVDAGEVLGLLGHNGAGKTTTMRIMTGETAPSRGQVKIGGHNITINQDEAFRTLGYCPQHDALWKNITVREHLEVYAAIRGVTRKDLPRVINTYLHGLHIAEHANKQTQHCSGGTRRKLSYAMAMVGSPKVVLLDEPSTGMDPKSKRFLWDTILASFQGSRGAILTTHSMEEADALCSRVGIMVKGELRCLGSTQHLKNLYGAGYTLEVKLKHIEYLQTETSITSVNGIDIQPTSFDNTTEQEERTGLLRAFVSDMFPDACLEESFADRLVYSVPQNAVSSLAQCFSKLERAKTELDIEEYSFSQTTLEQVFLKFAHYDEDALDDV; from the exons ATGGTTAACGAATACATGGGGACGAGTTCTTTTATGCAACAGCTTCGGGCCACATTGATTCGGAATGTACGCCTAAAGTTACGAGATTCCAGGAAAACAATAGCG GAGGTTTTTCTACCTTTGTACACGTTAGGCACCCTAATAGTACTGAAGATTCTCATACCAAATCCAAATTTTCCTGCCATAACGACCCCTCAGGAAGCTAGacttttcgaacattttaaacTAGACGCAAATCATACAATCGCAGTTCTTCCACATTGGAACTCATCAACAACAAAG CCGTTCTTGGACTCTGTGAATGATTTGTGGCTGAACATGTCGTATGGACCAGGTCTGCATGAGATCAATTGGATGTTTTACGAAACGCAGGAAGATCTGCTGGGAGCGTATTGGCGTGATCCGAATGCGATGCCAATGGCGGTCATATTTCACAGTGATGATCCGTACAATGGTCCTCTGAAATACGAAATACGTACCAATCCATCATTCGTTGGTACACCACCCACAACGGAGCTTTTCTCATCACTGGCTGTGTGCAGACAAACTGAAAGTTCTTGGACATCAGTGTTTCCGATAGAAGCCGGGAAATCGTGTCCTTGCAATCAATATTACTATTCAGGATTCATAGCCCTACAAACGCTTTTGGATTACACAAAGATTCGG ATAGCGTCAGCTAATTTAAAGTTACAGGTACCAATGATCACACTGGAAATGTTTCCCAAAGAAGCGTACACTGGCAACTGGATGGTAGCTTTTCGTGTCGTTATTCCCATTTACATGGTGATGGCTCTGTCGCAATTCATAACATATTTGTTGATTCTGATAGTAGGAGAAAAGGAAAATCATATCAAAGAAGGCCTAAAGATAATGGGTCTACGGGACTCGGTGTTTTGGCTAGCCTGGTTCATCATTTATGGCGTTTTTGTGTTCTTTCTCACTGGCGTATCCGTTGTGCTTCTATTTTCACTCGGTGTTTTCCAATACACAAATTACTTGCCCGTTTTTGTACTGATATTGCTCTACAGCTTCTCCGTCATACTCATAGGATTTATGATAACGCCGTTTTTCGACAACTCAAGG ACGGCTGGGATACTAGGAAATTTTGCTGTAAATATTATGTCCCTCCTGTACTTCATCCAAGTATTTTTGGATGATTCGGACACTTCAGCAACTTTATGGATTGTATCCTTGATATCGCCAACTGGATTCGCATTGGCAATGGATAAAATCCTCGTACTTGACATATCCGGGCAAGGAGTCACTCTCGACAATTTATGGTCTGGTCCAGGCATTCCATTAGGTGGTTCCATTTTTATGATGGCAATCGATATTTTACTCTATGCAGGACTCGCATACTATTTCGATTCGGTCATACCCA GCGACTACGGAACGAAACGTTCGCCGTTGTTTTGTTTCAGTCGGAAATTTTGGTGCAACAATAAAATACCGAAAGTTCCACTGCTAAATGGTGAATCGGCCTCGTCATTCAATAATATTGACGAGCATACGAGAGATGTAGAACCGGTGTCTAG GGAAATGCGGGGCAAAGAAGCTATCAGAATAGTGGATCTGTACAAAAGTTTCAATTCCTGCCGGAAGCCCCAAGTTAAGGCTGTAAATGGCATCAATTTGACGATATACGAAGGACAAATAACCGCGATTCTGGGACACAACGGGGCTGGCAAGTCCACACTCTTCAACATTTTGACCGGTTTGACATCACCGTCATCGGGGACAGCCTACGTTTTCGGATATGATATAAG AGATCCGAACGACATGACAATGATTCGCCGGATGACGGGTGTATGTCCGCAACATGATATTTTATTCGATCAGTTGACTGCCAAGGAACATCTTTACTTCTTCGCGGCAGTTCGT GGGATACCAAAATCCGAAATCCGAGATGAAGTACACAAGACGCTAAGAGACATTGATCTTCAAGACACAGCCAATTTGAGAGTGAAAAATTTGAGCGGCGgtcaaaaaaggaaattgtcCGTTGGCATTGCTATCATAGGTGACCCAAAG ATAATCATTTTAGACGAACCCACAGCTGGAGTGGACCCATACTCCAGGCGGCATATGTGGTCAATACTGCAAAATAGGAAGCACGGCAAAGTCATTTTACTGACTACACACTTCATGGACGAAG CTGACATACTGGCGGATCGGAAAGCTGTTGTCTCAAGAGGTCGTTTGCGTTGCTGTGGCTCATCGTTATTTCTAAAGAATAAGTTTGGCATTGGCTACCATTTGACACTGGTGCTAGACACAAATGCTCGCGAAACGGGCATTACAAAACTGGTGAACCAGCATGTACCGAAGGCCGAACGGGCTCGTCGTCATGGCCGTGAGCTGAGCTATATATTGCCTCACGATGCGGTGGATTTTTTCGCTCCATTATTCTCTGACATTGAGTCAGAGATCGTGACCAAGACCCAACGACTGGGCATATGCAGTTATGGTGTTTCTATGACGACATTGGAAGAAGTGTTTCTGCACCTGGAAACACAGCGCGAGGAAGAAGATGTGCCCGGAAACATGGAGAATTTGAGTAAGAAGATGGTACGGAATCGAGCTTTAAGTAGAAGTTTGTCACTACAGGGACGTAGCAATAGCTATGAATCACTACAGAACGAAATAAATCACTTGACCGATACGAATGGCAAAGGAACCATTCGTTCGTTGCCTGATgaaagaacaaatcaaatgtTCCCGTCAATAGTGACTGGAGACAAGGGAATTATCGAATCAGTTATACCAGTCAAAGAAAGTGTAGCAATACAACCGAGTAAATCCAGTTGGATGGAATTGAACGACGTGAAATTGATACCGTCTGTACCTAGAACTCTGTTTGCTCTGCTAAAACTTCGAGTTATCATACTGCTGCGAGATCTGCAGCGCTTgtatttgatgataattttaccGCTAGCTTTTACCGCACTCGGTTTGTACCTAAACTCCATTCAGGTGATTTTACCAGCCATGAGGTCGATCGTACTGGACAATAACACTTACGACCAAGAAAACGGTCGGATCGCAATACACGATAGTACGGTCAACGAAAATGGTGACTTTGAGTACATGGTTCAGATGCTGAACAGATCGACAGATGTATCCGAAGAGTATGACggaaatttttccaatttgcTCGACATAGCTCCACACATGGGCGCATTCGACGTGAAAATGTTGTCCTCGTCAAATGTGTCCGTAATTGCCTTGTACAACGACACCACACAGCATAGTCTACCgattgttttaaatttgttcagcAACGCCCTTTATCGCATGATGACTGGCGATGACTTTCAGCCGATCGAAATCCGAGCACATCCGTTCCGGCAGACCACTCAGCCGCAGGAATTCAATTTGGGAACATTTTCGTCTGCTCTGTTCATTGGAATGATTTTCGTGTTGATTCCGGTCAGTTTGGCTGTGGATATGGTCTATGACAGAGAGATGAAAGCGAAAAATCAGCTGAGAGTCAATGGTCTTAGAGCTAGCATGTACTTTTCGGCATATTTCATCGTGTTGTCGGGACTAATGATCATAATATGTGCAGCACTGCTGGGAATGGTCTTCATATTCGACATTCCATCGTTTAGACAG CCTCCAGCCCTGTTCACATTAGGCATGCTAGTATTCTTATACTGCCCAGCGGCTATACTTTGCTCAACATGTTCGTCGTACTTCTTTGATCGGACCGACTCGGCACAGAGCTTTTTACCCAACATTCTGACGTTCATTGGACTTATTCCGTTTATCTTAGTGTCATTTTTGGATATGTTGGGAATAG AAGTACAAGCTGCCATCGCATTGCACTACGTTTTTTCGTTGCTGAATCCCATGTACATTCCGTATGCAGCGGTCTATTTCGTTGATCGAGTCTATGTGGCTTGTCGACTGAGCAGTGCCTGTGCTGAATTATCGTTGGCAGACTATATGACCGAAGAAGTAATTGTCATGGGAATAGGAGCCATTCTACATGTGCCAATTTGGGCTTTGTGTTTGCGTATCGTAGATATTAGTAAGACTGGCGGCAAGGTTCGTGACGCATTTCGCAGCAAAAAG AAGTTGGAGTGTGATGACAATAGTTCAGTCGATGATGTCATTCCCGGCGAATATGAAGACAATGATGTTCGCAACGAAAGAGCTCGTATAAATCGTTTGTGTACCGAACAACAGCACAACGCTGCTACCGTACAGCCCGTAGTCATTGTGCGCAACCTTCGGAAAGAATATCGTCCCAAGACCAATTGTTGCGTATCGAATTGTTGCTGTTGTCTTCAAGATGAATCGCCGAAGCGAACGAAAGTGGCTGTAAGATGTTTATCGATTGGGGTTGATGCTGGTGAAGTGCTGGGATTGTTAG GTCACAACGGTGCCggtaaaacaacaacaatgcGCATCATGACTGGTGAAACAGCTCCGAGTCGTGGACAAGTTAAAATTGGCGGTCACAATATTACAATCAATCAAGACGAAGCATTCAGAACGTTAGGCTACTGTCCGCAGCACGATGCTCTGTGGAAGAATATTACAGTCCGGGAGCATTTAGAAGTGT atgcagctATTCGTGGTGTGACGCGGAAGGATCTGCCGCGTGTCATCAACACCTATTTACACGGACTGCACATCGCTGAACATGCAAATAAGCAGACCCAGCACTGTTCCGGTGGTACACGAAGAAAATTAAGTTACGCAATGGCAATGGTCGGATCGCCGAAAGTCGTGCTGCTTGACGA GCCCAGCACAGGAATGGATCCCAAATCCAAACGGTTCCTATGGGATACGATACTCGCTAGTTTTCAGGGGTCACGTGGAGCTATTTTAACTACACATTCGATGGAAGAGGCAGATGCACTGTGTTCAAGAGTTGGTATTATGGTTAAAGGAGAACTCAG GTGCCTTGGTTCAACGCAGCACTTAAAGAACCTTTATGGGGCCGGCTATACGTTAGAAGTTAAATTAAAGCACATCGAATACCTACAAACGGAAACATCAATCACCAGCGTCAACGGCATCGACATCCAGCCGACATCGTTTGACAATACCACAGAGCAAGAGGAACGAACCGGATTGTTGCGTGCATTCGTTTCGGATATGTTTCCGGACGCCTGTTTGGAGGAGAGCTTTGCCGATCGTTTAGTGTATTCAGTGCCGCAGAATGCTGTGAGTTCTCTGGCACAATGTTTTTCCAAATTGGAAAGAG caaaaaCGGAGCTGGACATCGAGGaatattcatttagtcaaacAACATTAGAGCAAGTATTTCTTAAGTTTGCCCATTACGATGAGGACGCGTTGGACGATGTGTAG
- the LOC119079522 gene encoding pectinesterase 31-like — MQAMISNRCNTILKFTVLGSALFSFVVTQDWPSRLTVAQDGSGNFTTIQAAVNAVRDLSQVQVEIYVKPGNYQEKLIIPSWKTKISLIGENRSTTIVSNADYTGKPRPFPDPTGQTVFNTFTSYTVLVQGDDFRASNLTFENVAGQVGQAVALHVEGDRAVFRDCAILGNQDTIYAASQNSRQYYSNCYIEGTTDFIFGEATAIFDNCLIRTLRNSYITAASTRPETKFGFVLRNCTIISATDVTSVYLGRPWRPHAKTVFLNTTMGSFINPSGWHNWGSEANEATAFYAEYNTQGVNVTLRVPWSHQLTEKEAFLYNVENIFAIDDSWVPEHC; from the exons ATGCAAGCAATGATATCAAACAGATGCAATACGATACTAAAATTCACGGTGTTGG GTTCAGCGCTCTTTTCGTTTGTGGTCACTCAAGATTGGCCTAGCAGATTGACTGTTGCTCAAGATGGTAGTGGAAATTTTACCACCATACAAGCAGCGGTAAATGCTGTTCGTGATTTATCCCAAGTCCAAGTCGAAATTTATGTGAAACCAGGTAACTACCAGGAAAAATTAATCATTCCCTCGTGGAAAACCAAGATATCACTAATTGGCGAAAACAGATCAACGACAATTGTCAGTAATGCCGATTACACTGGAAAACCTCGACCGTTCCCCGATCCAACGGGACAAACGGTATTCAACACATTCACCTCGTACACCGTTCTCGTTCAGGGCGACGACTTCCGTGCGTCGAACTtaacttttgaaaatgttgccgGTCAGGTTGGTCAAGCTGTCGCACTACATGTGGAAGGGGATCGGGCTGTGTTTCGTGATTGTGCCATTTTGGGAAACCAAGACACTATTTACGCAGCCAGCCAAAATTCAAGGCAATATTATTCGAACTGTTACATTGAGGGTACAACCGATTTTATTTTCGGGGAAGCAACTGCCATTTTCGACAATTGTCTCATCAGAACGTTACGAAATTCCTACATTACCGCCGCTTCCACGAGACCGGAAACAAAATTCGGATTCGTGCTGAGAAATTGTACAATCATTTCAGCGACGGATGTAACATCTGTGTATTTGGGTCGGCCATGGCGACCCCATGCTAAGACAGTATTCTTGAATACAACAATGGGATCGTTTATCAATCCCAGTGGATGGCACAATTGGGGTAGTGAGGCAAATGAAGCGACTGCATTTTATGCGGAATATAACACACAAGGCGTTAACGTTACTTTGAGAGTGCCTTGGAGCCACCAATTGACAGAAAAAgaagcatttttgtacaatgttgaaaatatatttgctATTGACGATAGCTGGGTCCCAGAACATTGCTGA
- the LOC119079510 gene encoding unsaturated glucuronyl hydrolase-like: MKPLSLLLFFFFVIANSIVLCNSFDVHEALSYAIRQYGLLAHNLEDDDRFIYTGNPTNSEWDKSTDSSSWTVGFYTGTLWKLYKLTNDKYWMEQALHKQETIRHRQFDESNHDVGFIIMSSFGYALTLTGDRSFEEVIIQAADSLATRYNSVCGVFRSWNNGEWNGGADGDLLVIADNMMNLDLMFTATELSGNQSYAQMAISHSEKTFENHFRENGQGVFHVVAYNENTGAVRRKYNYQGYADDSTWARGLAWVVHGYATTYDHTKNPSFLEYAEKAAEYFVDNLPADWVPYYDFDCPYTDMYQPRDTSAAAITAHALLKLYRSTNKIKYFQQAESILEALFSPSYRADGRSSYKLPAILANGTVHFNAGNFDTAIIYGDMYFLEAIDLYMYTGSGYKNVLFVNTLGLTFLQLFMNLFRK; the protein is encoded by the exons ATGAAACCTTTAAGTCTACtattattcttcttcttcgtgaTTGCGAACTCCATTGTTCTATGCAATTCGTTTGATGTTCACGAAGCGTTGAGCTATGCCATCCGACAGTACGGCTTACTGGCCCATAATCTAGAGGACGACGATAGATTCATTTATACTGGAAACCCTACCAATTCGGAATGGGACAAAAGTACAGACAGTTCGAGTTGGACGGTTGGTTTTTATACTGGTACGCTGTGGAAATTGTACAAATTAACAAATGATAAATATTGGATGGAGCAAGCACTGCACAAACAGGAGACCATCAGACATCGACAATTTGACGAGAGTAATCATGATGTGGGTTTCATTATAATGTCGTCATTCGGATATGCGTTGACGCTAACCGGAGATAGAAGTTTCGAAGAGGTAATCATCCAAGCTGCAGATTCGCTGGCGACGCGGTATAACT CTGTGTGTGGAGTCTTCCGATCATGGAATAATGGAGAATGGAATGGTGGGGCAGATGGCGACCTATTAGTTATTGCAGACAATATGATGAACTTAGACTTAATGTTCACTGCGACGGAGTTGTCAGGAAATCAGTCCTACGCACAAATGGCCATTTCTCACTCAGAGAAAACCTTCGAAAATCACTTCAGAGAAAATGGTCAAGGCGTTTTCCATGTCGTTGCTTATAATGAGAACACAGGAGCCGTTAGAAGAAAGTACAATTATCAGGGATACGCAGATGATTCAACGTGGGCCAGAGGATTGGCATGGGTTGTACATGGGTATGCCACCACATATGATCATACCAAAAATCCATCATTCTTAGAGTATGCCGAAAAAGCGgctgaatattttgttgataatttaCCAGCGGATTGGGTCCCGTACTATGATTTCGACTGTCCGTATACTGATATGTATCAACCGAGAGACACGTCAGCTGCTGCTATCACCGCTCATGCACTGTTAAAACTGTACCggtcaacaaacaaaatcaagtATTTCCAACAAGCCGAGAGCATATTAGAAGCATTGTTTTCGCCAAGTTATCGTGCTGACGGAAGGAGTTCGTATAAACTTCCAGCAATTTTAGCCAATGGTACAGTACACTTTAATGCCGGAAATTTCGACACTGCAATCATTTATGGAGACATGTACTTTCTGGAAGCAATTGATCTGTATATGTACACCGGATCCGGATATAAAAACGTTCTTTTCGTAAATACTTTAGGTTTAACGTTCTTACAACTTTTCatgaatttatttagaaaataa
- the LOC119079549 gene encoding HIG1 domain family member 1A, mitochondrial-like, which translates to MVKSTFHEEYNDDTAGSKLARKSKDSPFLVAGLIGLVTVCGIGAYKFKHRGEMSTSVFLMQLRVAAQGTVVGALSLGLAYTMANRFLFKTNDSDEK; encoded by the exons ATGGTGAAATCAACGTTCCACGAAGAATACAATGACGATACAGCGGGCAGTAAGCTAGCGCGAAAATCAAAGGATTCACCATTTCTTGTGGCTG GATTAATTGGTTTAGTTACCGTGTGCGGCATTGGAGCATACAAATTCAAACATCGTGGAGAAATGAGTACGAGTGTATTCTTGATGCAATTGCGTGTTGCTGCTCAAGGAACGGTGGTCGGAGCGCTGTCCCTTGGCTTAGCATATACAATGGCGAATAGATTCTTGTTTAAAACGAACGACTCTGACGAAAAATAA
- the LOC119079486 gene encoding SET and MYND domain-containing protein DDB_G0273589-like produces MAPTSFDERLWKKESDAVDASFVDLFANETKSSDLKEWDRKLKNSDFKTVFYYEEYNPRKNTKTSDFLRFIGNKMFVTKDWLNAMEYYSAALCFAEYGSNNVSFAYANRAACFLNMDRYDECLRDIKLAEQANYPYKEKLMERKAKCLHFMPKKTEEEKGEKLSFEPSVNFPCMANVLEVRRNEEFGRHVIATCDIEVGKTVLIESAYCSLGQAPDRFQCYTCTKEEANFIPCPKCTDVMFCNEECRNENIIHKKFCGANINRMPSDIRFIAESLLLGIMIFSSANEVISFVEGTLANRNTQVPNAINDSQSKYRQFLNLAPAKNRHSFKEIYQVFTGILDIPSIKKMFRTKHSQRFLMHLVAEHRAIMANNSFGKRVPNGLISMKLGLVISLFNHKCAPNISNRGSNDDPNVSIFKTSRPIKKGEQLFINYLIESSAPTYMRRQYLSKGYDFICKCDKCEPHCKPSDRRKMKSDPNFQFLASLSKEQYYSASVKQKCEEFLTQFGRLPWSEELDRVLNVYNP; encoded by the coding sequence ATGGCACCAACTTCATTTGATGAACGTTTGTGGAAAAAAGAATCAGATGCTGTAGATGCATcgtttgttgatttgtttgcaaacgaaacaaaaagttcCGACTTGAAGGAATGGGATCGCAAACTCAAGAATTCAGATTTCAAAACAGTTTTCTACTATGAAGAATACAATCCCAGGAAAAATACCAAAACATCGGATTTCTTGCGTTTCATTGGAAACAAGATGTTTGTCACGAAGGATTGGCTCAATGCGATGGAATATTACAGTGCAGCACTATGTTTTGCAGAGTATGGATCGAATAACGTAAGTTTTGCTTATGCCAACCGTgcagcatgtttcttgaataTGGACCGATATGATGAGTGTCTTCGCGACATTAAACTAGCTGAGCAAGCAAATTATCCATATAAGGAGAAATTAATGGAACGGAAAGCAAAATGCCTGCATTTCATGCcaaaaaaaaccgaagaagaaaaaggTGAAAAACTCAGCTTTGAACCATCTGTAAATTTTCCGTGTATGGCCAACGTTTTAGAAGTTCGGAGAAACGAAGAATTTGGCCGACACGTTATTGCTACCTGTGACATTGAAGTGGGTAAAACAGTTTTAATAGAAAGTGCTTATTGCTCACTAGGCCAAGCTCCGGATCGATTTCAATGTTACACTTGCACAAAAGAAGAAGCAAACTTCATCCCTTGCCCCAAATGCACAGATGTTATGTTTTGTAATGAAGAATGCCGCAACGAGAATATCATTCATAAAAAGTTCTGTGGTgccaatatcaatcgaatgccGTCGGATATAAGATTCATAGCTGAGTCACTTCTACTCGGAATAATGATATTTTCAAGTGCAAACGAAGTGATAAGTTTTGTGGAAGGTACACTAGCGAATCGCAATACGCAAGTCCCAAACGCCATCAATGATTCCCAGTCCAAATATCGACAATTTCTAAACTTAGCGCCTGCGAAGAATAGACACagttttaaagaaatttatcaAGTATTCACAGGCATTTTGGATATCCCAtcaattaagaaaatgttcagAACGAAACACAGTCAGCGATTTTTGATGCACTTAGTTGCAGAGCATCGTGCTATTATGGCAAATAACTCCTTCGGCAAACGTGTGCCAAATGGACTCATTTCAATGAAGCTGGGCCTCGTGATATCATTGTTCAATCACAAATGTGCGCCTAACATAAGTAACAGGGGCTCAAATGACGACCCGAATGTCTCGATATTTAAGACATCACGTCCAATAAAAAAAGGCGAGCAACTATTTATAAACTATCTAATTGAATCATCAGCACCGACTTACATGCGCCGACAGTACTTATCAAAAGGTTATGATTTCATCTGCAAATGTGATAAATGTGAACCGCACTGTAAACCATCGGACCGAAGGAAGATGAAATCTGACccaaatttccaatttctgGCATCGCTCTCAAAGGAACAATATTACTCTGCAAGTGTTAAACAAAAGTGCGAAGAATTTCTCACGCAATTCGGTCGATTGCCCTGGTCAGAAGAATTGGATCGGGTCTTAAACGTTTATAATCCATAA